The following proteins come from a genomic window of Timaviella obliquedivisa GSE-PSE-MK23-08B:
- a CDS encoding alpha/beta fold hydrolase — MTSIPIASFSETLAAPKIWTWQGFSICYQTQGETGAAIVLIHGFGASWGHWRKNIPALATHYRVYAIDLIGFGGSAKPTPGTEISYTFETWAQQIADFCREVVGTPAFLIGNSVGCIVAMQTAVDYPEWVREVAMLNCSLRLLHDRRRSTLPWYRSLGTPILQNILGIRWIGHRFFNLLAKPKTVRKILLQAYAHPEAVTDELVDMLMAPAAEPGAADVFLAFTRYSQGPLPEDLLEVLPCTALLLWGDRDPWEPIALGQELAKYAAVQQFIPLEGAGHCPQDEVPEQVNAILSNWLAAKT; from the coding sequence ATGACTTCTATTCCGATCGCTTCTTTCTCAGAAACCCTTGCTGCTCCAAAAATCTGGACGTGGCAAGGGTTTTCGATTTGTTACCAAACTCAAGGCGAAACTGGGGCAGCGATCGTTCTGATTCACGGATTTGGAGCCTCTTGGGGACACTGGCGAAAAAATATTCCAGCACTAGCCACGCACTATCGAGTCTATGCCATTGACCTAATTGGCTTTGGTGGTTCTGCCAAGCCCACACCTGGCACCGAAATAAGCTACACATTTGAAACTTGGGCACAGCAAATTGCTGATTTTTGCCGGGAAGTTGTCGGCACTCCAGCTTTCCTGATCGGCAATTCTGTTGGCTGCATCGTCGCCATGCAAACGGCAGTTGATTATCCAGAATGGGTGCGAGAAGTAGCAATGTTGAACTGTTCGCTGCGACTGTTACACGATCGCCGTCGCAGCACTCTCCCCTGGTATCGCAGCCTCGGTACCCCTATCTTGCAAAATATCTTAGGCATTCGTTGGATCGGGCACAGGTTTTTTAATCTCCTCGCTAAACCTAAAACCGTTCGCAAAATCCTTCTACAAGCCTATGCTCATCCTGAAGCGGTGACTGATGAGCTAGTAGATATGCTAATGGCTCCGGCTGCTGAACCCGGAGCCGCAGATGTATTTTTGGCATTTACTCGGTACTCTCAGGGCCCTCTGCCTGAGGACTTGCTAGAGGTGCTACCTTGCACTGCCCTCCTGCTGTGGGGCGATCGCGATCCATGGGAACCGATCGCCCTGGGTCAGGAGTTAGCAAAATATGCGGCTGTCCAGCAGTTCATTCCCCTCGAAGGCGCTGGACATTGCCCCCAAGACGAAGTTCCAGAACAGGTGAATGCTATCTTGAGCAACTGGCTAGCGGCGAAGACATGA
- the pstB gene encoding phosphate ABC transporter ATP-binding protein — MAVSDTQSNSTQPSLSDVVIHTEKVNIYYGSFHAVRDVYLDIPRHQVTALIGPSGCGKSTLLRCYNRLNDLIPSARVEGRITFEGIDLYAKQTDPVEVRRRVGMVFQKPNPFPKSIYDNIAFGARINGYKGNMDELVERSLKSAALWEEVKDKLKQSGLSLSGGQQQRLCIARTIAIKPEVILMDEPCSALDPISTLRVEDLMHELKKEFTIIIVTHNMQQASRVADMTAFFNAEASESGGRYGYLVEHDHTQNIFNHPKEKSTQDYVSGRFG, encoded by the coding sequence ATGGCTGTTTCCGATACTCAATCTAACTCTACTCAACCCTCCCTGTCGGATGTGGTGATTCACACTGAAAAAGTCAATATCTATTACGGTTCCTTCCATGCTGTTCGAGATGTCTACCTGGATATTCCTCGTCATCAGGTAACAGCATTAATTGGTCCTTCAGGTTGTGGCAAAAGTACGCTGTTGCGGTGCTATAACCGCCTCAACGACTTGATCCCTAGCGCTAGAGTTGAAGGTCGCATCACCTTTGAAGGCATTGATCTGTACGCCAAGCAAACTGACCCAGTAGAAGTGCGCCGTCGGGTAGGCATGGTGTTTCAAAAGCCTAACCCATTCCCTAAGTCGATTTACGACAATATTGCGTTTGGGGCGCGGATTAATGGCTATAAAGGCAACATGGATGAGTTGGTAGAGCGATCGCTTAAAAGTGCCGCTCTTTGGGAAGAGGTGAAAGATAAGCTGAAGCAAAGCGGTTTGTCGCTTTCAGGAGGACAACAGCAGCGCTTGTGCATTGCCCGGACGATCGCCATCAAGCCTGAAGTTATTCTCATGGACGAACCTTGTTCTGCCCTCGACCCGATCTCAACTCTGCGGGTTGAGGATTTAATGCATGAGCTAAAGAAAGAGTTCACCATCATTATCGTGACCCACAATATGCAGCAGGCATCTCGTGTCGCTGATATGACGGCATTCTTCAACGCTGAAGCGTCTGAAAGTGGCGGACGGTATGGCTACTTGGTGGAGCACGATCACACCCAAAACATCTTTAATCATCCTAAGGAAAAGTCTACACAGGATTATGTCAGCGGTCGCTTCGGCTAA
- the pstA gene encoding phosphate ABC transporter permease PstA yields MVPLSDQPNPGSSQEAMSYKVSPQRKWFGTFMTVLVTGCALLLALPLFSILWTVISRGAPSFGLDLFTELPPPPLLQGGGFGNAIVGSLIVLGIAALISVPFGVMAAIFVSEFARGTQFANFVRFGINVLSGVPSIIMGLFAYGVVVLVTGTFSALAGGIALAILMIPIVERTAEEGLKSVPMETRQGAIGVGATNFQTITQIVLPAALPSIATGVTLSLARASGETAPLLITALFNQYYARGVLEPIATLPVLIYNFAGAPYQNQQELAWAASLFLVMLILVISIGARSLSRRQTFG; encoded by the coding sequence ATGGTTCCGCTTTCAGATCAGCCCAATCCCGGTTCGAGTCAGGAGGCGATGTCTTATAAGGTGTCGCCTCAGCGTAAATGGTTTGGTACCTTCATGACTGTGCTGGTGACAGGCTGCGCCTTATTGCTGGCACTGCCTCTGTTCTCAATTCTATGGACAGTCATTTCTAGGGGCGCTCCTAGCTTTGGTCTTGACTTGTTTACTGAGTTGCCACCGCCTCCCTTATTGCAAGGCGGCGGTTTTGGAAATGCGATCGTGGGTTCTCTCATCGTCTTGGGTATTGCTGCGCTAATTAGCGTTCCGTTTGGTGTCATGGCAGCAATCTTTGTTTCAGAGTTTGCTAGAGGCACCCAGTTCGCTAACTTCGTTCGCTTTGGCATCAACGTTTTGAGTGGCGTACCTTCCATCATCATGGGGCTGTTTGCTTACGGGGTTGTAGTACTGGTAACGGGTACCTTCTCGGCATTAGCAGGGGGTATTGCTCTAGCCATTCTCATGATTCCAATTGTAGAACGCACGGCAGAAGAGGGACTGAAGTCGGTGCCGATGGAAACTCGGCAAGGGGCGATCGGGGTCGGTGCAACCAACTTCCAGACTATTACCCAAATTGTGCTGCCAGCCGCTCTACCTTCTATTGCGACTGGAGTAACACTTTCCCTAGCACGGGCATCGGGCGAAACGGCTCCTTTGCTGATTACAGCATTATTCAACCAGTACTACGCTAGAGGCGTACTTGAACCTATCGCGACTCTTCCGGTGTTGATTTATAACTTTGCGGGCGCGCCCTATCAGAATCAGCAAGAGCTAGCTTGGGCTGCTTCTCTGTTCTTAGTGATGTTGATTCTTGTGATCAGCATTGGCGCTCGTAGCCTTTCCCGCCGCCAAACCTTCGGTTAG
- the pstC gene encoding phosphate ABC transporter permease subunit PstC, whose translation MSSSIANESTGDEKQSIAIARLIDRIFLGLTCAFACFIAVVLLWITASLFSTARPAIAEFGLGFITTNRWSPVEGIFGALPQIYGTIMSSIIALLIAVPLGVGVAIFLSEDFLPPSVRTPVAFIIELLAAVPSVVYGLWGIFVLVPAIQPILRWVYQVFGWIPLFSTAPDIRGLFQASLVLGIMISPIIIAISRDSLISLPPQLRQGSLALGATRWETIIKVLLPAALSGIIGAVMLALGRALGETMAAAMLIGNSPRISASIFGPSSTIAALIANQFPEASGLQLSSLIYTGLILMLLTLAVNVLAEVVISRFQQIE comes from the coding sequence ATGAGTTCGTCAATAGCAAATGAGTCCACTGGAGACGAGAAACAGTCGATCGCGATCGCTCGATTAATTGATCGAATATTTTTGGGTTTAACTTGCGCCTTTGCTTGCTTTATTGCAGTTGTCTTGCTTTGGATTACAGCCTCATTGTTTTCTACTGCTCGTCCGGCGATCGCCGAATTTGGTCTAGGATTTATCACTACCAATCGCTGGAGTCCTGTTGAAGGTATATTCGGCGCATTGCCTCAAATCTACGGCACCATCATGAGTTCTATAATTGCGCTGTTGATTGCAGTGCCTCTGGGTGTCGGTGTAGCAATTTTCCTCAGCGAAGATTTTCTGCCACCTAGTGTTCGGACACCAGTCGCATTTATCATCGAACTGCTTGCCGCTGTCCCTAGCGTTGTGTATGGGCTGTGGGGCATTTTTGTATTAGTTCCAGCCATCCAACCCATCCTAAGATGGGTTTACCAAGTTTTTGGGTGGATTCCTCTCTTTAGCACGGCTCCTGATATCCGAGGTCTTTTCCAGGCAAGCTTGGTATTGGGCATTATGATTTCTCCTATCATCATTGCAATTTCAAGAGATTCCCTAATTTCTTTACCGCCTCAGCTTCGCCAAGGGTCATTGGCGCTCGGTGCGACTCGCTGGGAAACCATTATAAAAGTATTGCTTCCAGCCGCACTGTCAGGCATTATCGGAGCGGTCATGCTAGCCCTTGGTCGGGCGCTAGGCGAAACTATGGCAGCCGCTATGTTAATCGGGAACTCACCCAGAATCAGTGCATCGATTTTCGGACCATCTTCGACGATCGCCGCTCTGATTGCCAACCAGTTTCCTGAAGCCAGCGGCTTGCAACTTTCTTCCTTGATCTACACCGGACTAATTTTGATGTTGCTAACCCTTGCTGTCAACGTTTTGGCAGAGGTTGTAATCAGTCGCTTCCAGCAAATTGAGTAG
- the pstS gene encoding phosphate ABC transporter substrate-binding protein PstS, translating into MISNRLKRRVFLASLAVVSLGFAACQSTTSEAPSATGGSPATSGAAGGTVASASLNGAGATFPAPVYQRWFAEYNKVQPGVQVSYQSVGSGAGVEQYLAGTVDFGASDEPLKDDEIAQFKTKYGADPIQVPMTAGSVVFAYNLPTVKDLKLSREAYCGIATGEITNWNDPTIAAANPGTTLPDRPISFVYRSDGSGTTAVFTTHLDAACPNWKAGGAKTVEWSVGTGAKGNEGVTAQVQQAEGSVGYVEYAYAKENGISMAAIENKSGAIIVPSPEAGALAFDGEEIPADLALKVPDSANPGAYPITSLTWLLVYPTYQDAAKKEALTSVIDWALTDGTQYSNELGYIPLPAGVKGKVTEAVTKIQVK; encoded by the coding sequence ATGATTTCAAATCGCTTAAAGCGTCGGGTTTTCTTGGCTTCTTTGGCAGTGGTTTCACTAGGTTTTGCTGCGTGTCAATCCACTACTTCTGAAGCTCCCTCAGCCACTGGTGGATCTCCCGCTACAAGTGGTGCCGCAGGTGGTACCGTTGCATCTGCATCGTTGAATGGGGCAGGGGCTACTTTCCCGGCTCCTGTTTATCAACGTTGGTTTGCTGAATACAACAAGGTTCAACCTGGAGTCCAGGTCAGTTATCAATCGGTCGGAAGCGGAGCGGGCGTTGAGCAGTATCTTGCGGGTACTGTTGATTTTGGCGCTTCTGATGAACCTCTGAAAGATGATGAGATAGCGCAGTTCAAGACAAAATATGGTGCTGACCCTATTCAGGTGCCTATGACGGCAGGATCAGTTGTATTTGCCTACAACTTACCCACAGTAAAAGACTTGAAGCTTTCACGGGAAGCTTATTGTGGTATTGCTACGGGTGAAATTACCAATTGGAATGATCCAACGATCGCCGCCGCTAACCCTGGCACAACTCTTCCTGACAGACCCATCAGCTTTGTGTATCGTTCGGATGGTAGCGGCACTACAGCAGTGTTTACCACTCACCTAGATGCAGCCTGCCCTAACTGGAAGGCAGGCGGTGCCAAGACAGTGGAATGGTCGGTGGGTACTGGCGCCAAGGGTAACGAAGGCGTGACTGCCCAAGTGCAGCAGGCTGAAGGCTCTGTGGGATATGTGGAGTATGCTTACGCCAAAGAAAACGGCATTTCAATGGCTGCCATTGAAAACAAATCTGGCGCAATTATTGTTCCTTCCCCAGAAGCAGGTGCTCTAGCCTTTGATGGTGAGGAGATTCCAGCCGACCTGGCACTTAAAGTGCCAGACTCTGCCAATCCTGGGGCTTATCCCATCACCAGCCTGACCTGGCTGTTGGTATATCCCACGTACCAAGATGCTGCCAAGAAAGAGGCGTTGACCTCAGTTATTGACTGGGCGTTGACCGATGGCACCCAGTACTCCAATGAACTGGGCTACATTCCTTTGCCTGCTGGCGTGAAAGGTAAGGTTACCGAAGCTGTGACCAAGATTCAAGTTAAATAG